The nucleotide window CTGTGGTTGCATCTACCATCCTCCCGGCCCTaagggtaaaaaaaaaaaaaagaaaaaaaaaaaaggcaggTGACgacacaacagcaacagcaaactGGTAGGTTTCACACGCTTTGGGGTACGGTAATACGCGACCTCAGCGACATGAGGACAGAGGGAGGGAACAGGACCGAATGGGAtggattataatactactgtACTGTCCACGACCACAAGCTGCTGCCGGTACCCCATGTTGTGTAAAATATCGTGGTGTTGTGTGGTCGTTGAAGTGGCTCGGTGGGaattgcttcttttttttttcttttcacaTAACCTAAGCGTCTGCATAGGTGTCTATATACTcctcgttttcttcttcgctcTGTtttttgtgttgttgttgttgttgttgttgttgttgccgtcgCTGTTGTGTATCCCACCCATCATTCACTTTCActttcacttccacttccacttcccaaCCCAAACCACTTACCAACGTCCAACCTCTCGGCCTTTCATTGCCGTGGGGTCCTATCTCTCGTGCCGTCCGTGAGGTTGCGTGTGTGCGTGCGGTGCCCGTGTGTGAGGTGGTTCGAACTCGAGTGGGCAATGGTTTGATAATGATCCCATTCATCATGAATTTTCATAGGGGGGGTACAGGAGTGGATGTAACGCTTTGTTGCTGCACCTTCGGAAAGGACCTTCCGTACTTCCGTACCTGTCTGCCGTAGATACGCTCGGCTGGGTCTCGGATTTAAGGCACCGAGACAGCACTTGGGAGGTTGGGCTAAACGGATAAGGGGTGAGGGGAGGGATCATCTTCTTGGCTCTTGTGGCTTTTTTGCTTGGAGGGGGAGATCTGTTCACGCTTGAAGCTCGTTTGGGTAAGCTCGTCGGCTATGTTTGTTCATGGCTGGATGGTGCTTGGAGGCGCATTTTTGTCCGGAGATGGTGTTCTTCGTTGACGATCACGATTTTGGTCACTGATTTGAGCATTTGTGTTCATTCAAATGTTGTGATATTTTACGCCCTCAAAATACCGGGCACCTATGTAAATTTGGTGATAGTGAAGCCTAAAGTGCTAACACGTCgaatgaagatgaagatgagggaaAACATGCGGCGCAAAAGCTGGTGATGGGCATGTCGTCCTGctttcgccttcttctcccccccccccccccccctttttttttttttgtatcCTGACGATGCTCAAATGAATCAGGCGTCGGCCAGTGTGACTTCTCACACCTTTCTTCCACAGCGACACAAACAACACCCGTGGGTATTCGTTCTTCAAGATATACCAGAAAAATACTCAAAACAAAATCGCATGGCTCAGACTGCGCGCACGCAGGTATGCAATGCTTCTGACGCTGATGCATGTCCCCCATCCGGTTCCCATGATACTCCCAAAaaccaaaacaaaagaaaatcaGCCCCGTCCGATGACTTGGGCCCCAAAACGCCGAAAACACCATCCCCCAACTAACAAGAACGCTAAATTGTCGTAAATCATGGCATGATGGTCGGGCTCAACATCATTTGTCGCCTCAGTCGATCAGtttcgccgtcgccgtcatgTCGTATGAATGCGTCGGCGGCTCACGACAGAGAGCAGCGATGAGATCACAAAACTCGCTCGCTCACTGCCTCTGCTGGGCCTCATAAGCCCTAATAGCCCGCTCCATATCCTCAAGACTGCCACGGTCACCATAGGCGTCCGCCAGCATGTTCGCGCGGCGCTGTCTCTCCAACTCGGCTTGCTCCATGGCCGCCACGCGCCGTTGCATTTGGGCTTCACGGTAGGTGCTGATGCCGTAGCCAATGGCGGCGATGCCGACTAGGGGTGGAAGCCTTTAGAGGGGAAATGTGTTAGTTTAGATTGCAAGATGGAGAGGGGAAAAGGGTGGTCTGCGGGGAAGTGGGACAAGACAAGACTAACCATTTGAGACCCTTGGAGGATTTGTGGGAGGCTTGGTAGAGGTGGGGGAGGGAGCTGGGGTAAACGCGAgcggaggtggtgaggaggcgGGCAGGTTGTTGGCGGTTCATTTTGACGTTTTtgaatggtgttgttgattgAACTTGTTGTTGGTCACTTGGTGCAAGAATAGGCGACAGCGCTCGGGCAGGCTTGTTGACTGTTGTTAtagtggatgatgatgatgatgatgatgtgatTGATGTTGTAATAAGTGACTGATGCGTCTTGATATCGAATGAATAAATAAATGACAGATGGTCTTGTAGGTGTGATATATCGatggatgctgatgatgatctcTTCCTTTCGAAAAGGGAGGGAAGTGACGTCTTCTTATGTATTTCCAAGATGGGTTATTGTTGACGTCTGGTGGATCCTGTCGACGGCAGGCCTAGCTCATACCTAGCAGCGGAGTCCTCGAGCGTGAGATGGCGTGGGGAAGCGGAGACTCCAAGAAGGGCCAAGGCAGGGCAGTGTGCAGATCGGGTTGCGGAGTTTGAACAACGTATCAGATGTAAGACGAGATTGGGAGCACTTTTAGTCGCCAGGGGGGAAGAGATGCTCTGATGTGTTCAGCGATCACCCTTtctctgttgttgatgggcaCGAGTCAGGTATATGTATGTATCCTTCTCCCCTTCTGTCCCTTTCGCATCAGGGTGTGTAGGTTGGGTAGGTACTGTAGATAGCCAATGTGGAATGCAACACCAGGCTCTCGTTCATATGCAAAAGCAGGCCTGTTAACTTCGGCAAGCCGTAAGATCATTCCTTATGGTGGCATGGAGGGCATCTGAGGGCATCCCATGGTGGGGTGATTCGTTTGATGGGTGGTCTCACCAGCTGTTTATTATTCCCGGTTCACCCTCCATTGTCGTCTCGTTTGCCCAATTCTCTTTGACCACCCACTATCCCCAGGCGTTCACTGGCTAGTGCGCCCTTGTTGCCGTCGTTCGATTGGCCGGGGATTGTGGTCAACTGTGGGGGGACCGCAGCGCCAAGTTCAAGCGCCAAGCCGAGGGTCAACACCCTCGTTACACAAGCCGTATGCCCGGAAGCGGCCGCCAGCTGCACGCACCCCAGACGGCTCCTGCAGAAAGTGCGTGGCCACCACCGCGGCCACTGACGGACTGCCTGTGACACCTGGCTCTCTCGCTGTCAACTGCCATATGTACATCGATCCCTACACTGACACTGAGCCTGGCCCCAATGCGCCCAGTTCTGGACACGATGAAGCCACATTCCAAAACCTGCATGTGTGAGAGAAGGTGCAAGGAACGGATTGGCCCGGCGTCTAGGGAGATCTGTATGGATGGGAAACAAGACTGGGTCGAGAATCGTGCCATCTTAGCACCATCTCAACTAAAACGATCTCGCCGCCCACGATCTCAACACCACCGCGAAATTGGAAAATATTGTCAACAAAGACCCCTTTTTCCGTCTGTCCCCCACTCAGCGCCCAGCGGTTGCGGTGAGGTCTGGCCATACCCACGGCAACTTCGAGACGTTAACCGAACTGAAGCCCGACACAAGCAAGCTCGGCCTCAAACGGAGTCCCGAAGAACCGAGCTGGATAGAGTGGACCTCATGAAACTTCTCCCGTCAAAGTTCTCGTAAAAGCTTAACGGGCTTCCCCAGTTTACTGTCGGTGTTGGATCCCCCCCGATGCCCGTCGTCTGTCTTCGTCATAGCCACGCGATGGGAGGAGGTCATCACTGGCGGTCCTTCGTCATGGTGTTTTGTTGGTTTCCACTTCACCTCTGCTCAAAAATACACTGCCCCTAACaatttcctcctccgctgccaacaacaaccgacgCTAACTGCCAGGCTTTCTTCTGGACCCCCTTCGTCAACAACGTCGTCACCGCCGCCAAGCGGTGATGATGTAAGTCTTGGCTCTGCACCAAAGCCCCAAAGGGTCCATTTTCCTGCCTTTTCAGGGAAATCAGGGTCCCGCACTAGGCCCACCGGACAATTCCCATTTTACAGAGTGACGATGGCGATCGCTTCCATTGACGTTCTTGACGTCTTCTGCTCCCCTTTTCCCGCCTTGCAATGCTCCAAGTCGAGATTCGGAACCGGCCGATTGACAGAACGACAGGTCGCTGCACACAGTACGGAAGTGCTTCGTTCATTGCCATGCTTAAAGCTGCGCATCATGGCATCTGCTGAAGAAAACACGAGGATGCTCACTTACATGCAAGAAACGAGGACGTCAGGCGTCTGCGCGATCATCGGATACGCATCACATGAAGTCGTCCGACATAATTCGGCCTTTCCACCTTGAGAAATTCTGCCATGCCCGCGCCTGCGCGTATCTGCATGGCATGGTATTCTCTCCATTTAGCTCGCACGTGCGCCTCGTACTGCACATCTGATATGGGATTTCCAGGTCGTGATTGGGAACAGCATTACCATGATtgccatcctcatcatcaacatcgtcatCGCAATCCTTCAGATCCTCCACTGCAACACCCCTAGGCCCCTTATGTAAGGGTTAGGGTCTAGCACCGCAGATGGTACTCCGGCTTGTCTGGATCGATTCATCACATGTCATAAACTGGACGGATTATTTCACTGGGAAGTCCGCCCTTTCATATTGACCTTCTCGACGAAACGATCGAGGCACAATGTTGAGCGAGCTTGGGTCTCGATCTCGCGACCAACAATCCACACTTCGTGAACAATTTCGGGTAACAACACTCGACGGTTCATGTGAGCACAAAATATGAACtcaataattttaaaggccCTCGgcattaattaattacttgtGGATGTTTGCAGCTGAAGGCCTGAGATTGAGCTTTAGGTTTACTATTGTCCGGATGTGAGCCCAGATCGCTCAGCCTCACTCTCACACAGATTTGGAGTTGGCCAAGGCCACGCTAGGATAGCTTTCAAACGTTTCAAGGATGTGCTTCAGACTTTATAAGGtttcgaaaagaaaaaaaaactatgATACACATACTGATCCTCCAATAAGCGATTCCAAAACCTAGACAAGCCAAACGCTTAACAACTTCAAACATATCGCCGGAGAATACCATCAACAGTTCGAACGCCCGCTTCTACGACCCGGGGCACTCCGTCCCCGTCAGGCATCCGGTGCCTTGTGCCGCGCCGAACCGTaaccagaaccagaaccatTTCCCACCTCCGACTTTCAAAATATCCAACCCTCTATCATAACCACCAATATTCATCATAATCATCAAAATCTTACACATTGGATGTCATTAACACTCCCCTTGTCCATCTCGCCAACTAACAACCCCCTCCGATCCTATATCAAGTCCCTGACTTGATTATCGTGCTTAGAGGTAAGCGATTTTCCCGTCACACCGTTCAGGCTGAGCTTAGTAGGTCTCAAGCAGTGGTCGTAGGCGTAGGTGGGACCGGGACAGAAGCCGTAACGGTAGGCTTGGGCGGGGGACCGGTGGGTTTAGGTGGCGGGCTGGGGACTGGAATAGTAGCGGTTGGCTTGGGAGGCgcgggaggcggaggcggtgcGCTACCGGTGCCGATAGGCTTGGGTGGTAGGGCCGGAGGAGCGGTACCGATAGGCTTGGCGGGTAGGGGAGGCTGAGGCGGGGCAATCCCGGTACCGAGGGGTAGGGGAGGCCCGGGAGGTTGAGGCGGTGCGATTCCGGTGCCGAGGGGCGGGGGAGGCCCGGGAGGCGGAGGTGGGGCAATTCCGGTGCCGAGGGGAAAGGGAGGCCGGGGAGGCTGAGGCGGGGTACTACCGGGACCGATAGGCCTGGAGGGCAGGGCCGGAGGAGTGGTGCCAGTGGGCTTGCCGCCGACTTGAGGGAAGGGGGCACCGAGGGCGCCTTGGAAGGCGGCAGCCGTggcgaggagggtgaggaggatgcgCGTCATTTTAACGACTCTATATTTTAGGACGACTCTATATCTTGGGGGATTTGGCGTAGGTTGATTTCTTGGTATGTAAATGTGAGATTTGGATGGACTGGTTTGGCTTAACAAACTTAACTCTGCTGACCTCAATTGTTATCGACATTGGGAGGTTCGTGAAGGGGTTGTTATACTCATGGAGGCGAGTCTCCTTTCTGGCCCGCTTGGTAAACTCTAGTGTTTCATACTCAAACGCTCGCCTGTATTCGATAACGGGAAGGTAACATCCGGTATCATCATGGCTGCGACAGCTTGGCTTGCCTACCTGCCGCCTTGGAGTGAGCATCGCCATATTcctttcttgttgttgtctccCATCGTACTCTCCCGCGATCGTCATTCACGACATCGAATGGCTCAAGCAAGGGGTGTGCATGGAACATGATCAGATGAGGCTAAAGTGATGCCGGCCTCCAGTTAAACTCTATCGAATTCCGGGGTATGTTAGAAGTATGCCTGCTACATGGACCATCTTATTCAATCACCCTAAAGCTAGGTCGGTAGTAATTAATGTAAGACGAGAGATCGACTATCCCGTTGCAATTGGGGTAGTGCGATCGGTCGCATGTATTTCGTGATGCTTATTCAAGCGAACTTTTCGCCGTCTACAGTCACCGGCCGCTCTTCGTTATTGCACTCACTCAACTTCCCATATTACGATCTGATTTTAGATACTTCTtccctaatactttatttgAGCCGCGAGCATATTTAGCTCTTCTGTGCAATGGTCTGATGTAACGATAACAGCCGCGATCCGAAatcctccttgacctcaCTCATCTGCACACTAACTTTGAAATAAACTTTAAGCTTCACGAAGAAAGAATCCATCATTCAAGGGTCCCGCAGGCCGGCCATCAAGTCTTGGGTCGcttttcatccatccatccatccagtgCCGGCAAAATTAAACTTAAACGATGTCCAGTAACATTTCGCTCTTGCCAAGATTTCTTGAAATGTTAGAGTCCAGACCATTGTCACAGTACACTCCGGAGAAACAGGGGGTGCTTGCAACTTTGTAAGGGAGGAGGTATGTAGGAGTAGGCTCGTGTTGACTTGGTATCATGATGTGAGCTTATTTCTTCTCCGGTTACAAAACCTTACATTGGTAATCGGGGACTCTTGGGGCGTTTCATGGTCAAGGTTACGGCAAACACTCACAGTAAGTCTTCAACATTGGAAAGCTGCAAAACGAACGAAAAGAGAAGCGGAGAAAACGTCTCCGCACATCCCGTACTAGGAGGGGGCTTGCGATCTATAAAGAGCTCCGATGTCTAAATGGTTTCGGATGCCCATGTACTATCAATTTTCGTCGCGCCTTACGTTTGAAACGTCTGGATTTGCAAACGTATAAGGTATACAGGTGGCGGAAAGACTGTGATCTGGTAGTGAAAAGGCTTCCAAATGCCCCGAACACGAGACGTTGTTCATTAacatttttttctctttggTTAAAAGAGAAGTCAAAAAAAGAGTCGAGAGTTCTACGTACAGGTCACTAAAGACTAAGCTGTCAAAAGACCGTTCGCGGGTATGTTTTGAGAAACACCTTGTCCCAGTACGGCCTGTGATAGCTCGCTATCTACTATGTTGATTCATTTGCGGCCCGGTACCCAAAACAAGAAATCCGAAAGCCCACGGACTGCTATGACTCCGTCCCACGAAGGAACATCAAGGGGTTGTGGCTGGGAGAACTACCAAAATGAAACCTATAGCCTAGGTTGAATGGACGTTAGGAAATGGATCAACATATCATAATAAGCTCTTATTGTGACATGGTCCGCTCTCCCACATCCCGAACTTACCTAATCTTTATCTGGTAGCTAAAGCTTTACCGGGAACCCAGAGTGAAGAATGCGACATAATGCCACTAGCATTATGTGCAAGTAAGGCCAAAGAAAAACCAGAATATAAGAGAAGACTTATTGACCTCCCAGGTCCCTCGATCGTCCTCAATAGAACGATAACGTCTCAAGTCGTGCCATGAGTGCTCGAAGAGGTGAGAAACAGGAAAGTATTTGTATATGTACAGAAATACAAACAAAGAGAGTACGAGAACGCCGGATATGTGCAATGGGAAATGCGCAGTCCACATCAGTCGATATCGATCAAGAATGACCGGAAATTCGTGCCCAAAACCCACAGAGTGTCGACTGCCATCCACTACTCATTTTTCTGGGTAGCAAAGATGAAATGAATGAGTGCTCCACGCTCAATTGCAGTGTGACCACCAGTCACTGAGCTTGACACAGCTATACGGAGCCCGGCAGGAGGTCAGGCCCTTATAGCCATTTCCGCCGCACTGTCCCCACTGGTTGACCAGCCCAGCAGCCGGAGTAGGCGCAGAAATAGCTGTCGTACTTTCAGCCCACAGTGTCGTAGTCGACGTGCTCTTAGCAGTCGCCGCGGGGCCGTTGACCGTGGCTGTAGCCCAGATCGTAACCGTAACCCAGGTAGTGGCAGTTTGCACTACGGGCGTGGAAGAAGTCGTGGTGGAACCAGGCAATGAGGTAGTTTCAATCGTCGGGGTTATACCGACACCGCTTCCGCCGGTTGAGCCAAGGGCCGAGGCAACGCTGTCGAGGAAGCCGGCGTTGGCCCAGACTTGGCTCATGTCCCACATCATGACGCCGCCAAAGCTTGAGAATGTTTGGGCGTACTTGATTACGTTGGCCAGCTGGCTTCCAGCAATGTACCCGGTGCCTGCAGCTGACGAGCTGCCCGGGACTCCCAGGAGGATCTTCACATCTTTGTTTTTGCTGACGGTCTTAGCCCAGTTGTCCCAAGTGCCAAAGTTGAAGTTGTTCTGACTAGGGGAGCCAAATTGGAAGGTGTGTACACCACAGTAGTTGTTATAGAACTGGACAGAGACAAAATCGAATGCCACAGATTGCAGAAGGTCGTTGTTAGCGCGATCTGGGAAAGGGCATTGTGGTGCTGAGCTCAAGAGGAATTTCTTGCCGGAAGTGGCAGCGGCGGAGTCCATGAGTGAGCGCAGACGAGTGGCAAAGGGGACCATGTTCTGGGCGACGGCTTCGAAATCGAAATCGAAACCGTCGATAACAGCAGTGCCAAAGGGGCGCTTGTCTGAATTGGAGACTGGGCCAAACATGGCCCAAA belongs to Neurospora crassa OR74A linkage group IV, whole genome shotgun sequence and includes:
- the gh18-1 gene encoding chitinase, producing the protein MARTSSNVIQRLRELTSGLDSLDTGQNSANQVGGQQRLAYYCRNTNVNTIPLAFLNVIRDTEMNFSNAGDDCSIFPGTKLIKCTQIEEDIKTCQSLGKSILLSIGGATYSEGGFSSPAEAISWADRLWAMFGPVSNSDKRPFGTAVIDGFDFDFEAVAQNMVPFATRLRSLMDSAAATSGKKFLLSSAPQCPFPDRANNDLLQSVAFDFVSVQFYNNYCGVHTFQFGSPSQNNFNFGTWDNWAKTVSKNKDVKILLGVPGSSSAAGTGYIAGSQLANVIKYAQTFSSFGGVMMWDMSQVWANAGFLDSVASALGSTGGSGVGITPTIETTSLPGSTTTSSTPVVQTATTWVTVTIWATATVNGPAATAKSTSTTTLWAESTTAISAPTPAAGLVNQWGQCGGNGYKGLTSCRAPYSCVKLSDWWSHCN